One genomic region from Oceanicoccus sp. KOV_DT_Chl encodes:
- a CDS encoding efflux RND transporter permease subunit has product MESMIRFCIDHSKLVNLVMVVVSILGIISFESARFELVPVVEMGVVKITTNKPGAGPEEIELAVTIVLEEELLKVKGVKKVYSRSIENMSLITLHMDQNLKDKNKALNEIQQAVDRAQTRLPQDLLEKPVIEELTNSNNAIVDVNVSGKVSEDMLRNMARILEKKLRTLPGIAGVDIVGYRKPEVHLQINPNKQLQLGLSLDEVRQALANRNVRDSGGAVMSVSAEKKVLAVGLLEDPLDVGEVVIRSRGPGNEVLVRDVAKVLPSYEAWRTQVVSNEMLVITLKVKKKPDADLIKTTNLVRAFIEKEQHVAPASVTIDISRESSRVTLDMLDTLTSNAMLGLISVFVILTLFFGRNLAMWVSLGLPFSVLACFYFLTFTPTTINTLTLLAMVLMLGMLVDDAIVTAECIQRFRELGETPREAAIKGTVAVGAPVIVSAFTTVLAFIPLFFIGGAEGQYVAVFPLVVVLMLGASLFQSKFILPNHLARSKMKIKNTQWIIRSSQYYERLLRAMLEHRVRSLSILSLCFCF; this is encoded by the coding sequence ATGGAATCTATGATTCGCTTTTGTATTGATCACTCCAAACTCGTCAACCTGGTAATGGTGGTTGTCAGTATCCTCGGCATTATCAGTTTCGAATCCGCCCGATTCGAACTTGTTCCCGTGGTGGAAATGGGCGTAGTAAAAATCACCACCAATAAACCGGGCGCAGGGCCAGAAGAAATTGAACTAGCGGTTACCATTGTGCTTGAGGAAGAACTGTTAAAAGTTAAAGGCGTTAAAAAAGTATACTCCCGCAGCATCGAGAATATGTCGCTCATCACCTTGCACATGGATCAAAACCTTAAAGATAAAAATAAAGCGCTGAATGAAATTCAACAAGCGGTCGACCGCGCACAAACACGACTACCACAGGATTTACTGGAAAAACCGGTCATTGAAGAATTGACTAATAGCAATAACGCTATTGTCGACGTCAATGTCAGCGGCAAAGTTTCGGAAGACATGCTGCGTAATATGGCGCGTATTCTAGAGAAAAAGCTGCGTACCTTACCGGGTATTGCTGGTGTCGACATCGTCGGCTACCGAAAACCCGAAGTCCATTTGCAAATCAACCCGAACAAGCAATTACAACTTGGTCTGTCCCTCGATGAAGTGCGACAAGCACTCGCTAACCGCAATGTGCGCGACAGCGGCGGCGCGGTAATGTCAGTCAGTGCAGAGAAAAAAGTATTGGCCGTGGGTCTATTGGAAGACCCTTTAGATGTTGGTGAAGTTGTTATTCGCAGCCGCGGGCCTGGAAATGAAGTACTGGTGCGAGATGTCGCCAAAGTATTACCGAGCTATGAAGCCTGGCGTACCCAAGTAGTCAGTAATGAGATGCTGGTCATAACCCTAAAGGTCAAGAAAAAACCTGACGCTGATTTGATTAAAACTACCAATTTAGTTCGCGCCTTTATTGAAAAGGAGCAACACGTCGCGCCGGCCAGTGTCACTATCGATATTTCACGGGAAAGCAGCCGCGTCACACTGGATATGTTAGATACTTTAACCTCCAATGCCATGCTTGGCCTGATTTCTGTTTTTGTTATTCTGACCTTGTTCTTTGGCCGCAATCTGGCGATGTGGGTAAGCCTCGGCCTGCCCTTTTCAGTACTCGCTTGCTTTTATTTTTTAACTTTTACGCCTACCACGATTAATACGCTCACCCTTTTAGCGATGGTATTAATGCTGGGCATGCTGGTGGATGACGCCATCGTAACGGCGGAATGTATTCAGCGCTTCCGGGAGCTGGGTGAAACACCCCGCGAAGCCGCTATCAAAGGTACGGTCGCAGTTGGCGCCCCGGTCATTGTATCGGCGTTCACCACGGTGTTGGCTTTTATTCCATTATTTTTTATTGGCGGAGCCGAGGGACAGTACGTGGCCGTATTCCCCTTGGTCGTGGTGTTAATGCTGGGCGCGTCGCTGTTTCAAAGTAAATTTATTTTGCCCAATCACCTTGCCCGATCCAAAATGAAAATCAAAAACACCCAGTGGATCATACGAAGCAGCCAATATTACGAACGTTTGTTACGCGCCATGCTTGAACACCGGGTGCGTTCGCTTAGCATACTGTCGCTGTGTTTTTGTTTCTGA
- a CDS encoding NAD(P)/FAD-dependent oxidoreductase, which yields MKIVIVGGGAGGLELASKLGKKLGKKAKAEVVLIDRKPTHIWKPLLHEVAAGSLDAAVDAVSYRAHAYQHGFSFKLGTLQGVDRQRQCIQLAAVTDNSDLTSEEVLPAREESYDYLVLAIGSISNDFATPGVAEHCRFLDAPEQAIRFHDKLVSRFIRLNRKLAEGEDQRLHIAIVGGGATGVELSAELLKAREWFATYGLNKLQSHHLTISLIEAGPRLLPALRPEISESVLTELNKRGVDIKLNTQVARAETGALITNDEQRIDADLMVWAAGVKAPEFLQQIDGLSCNRAGQLLVEPTLQVQGDKNIFAIGDCAGFLLATDTLDDGSERQRWVPPRAQSAHQMASTAATNLLALYADKPLISYRYRDYGSLVSLSGYTAFGTLMGGLTGGSLKVKGRIARLTYVSLYRMHQFAIHGWLRVILLTLTDNINRFLRPRLKVH from the coding sequence ATGAAAATAGTCATTGTAGGAGGCGGTGCTGGAGGCCTTGAATTAGCCAGCAAACTCGGAAAAAAACTCGGTAAAAAGGCTAAAGCAGAGGTTGTGCTAATTGACCGCAAGCCTACCCATATCTGGAAGCCACTGTTACATGAAGTGGCTGCCGGTTCTCTGGATGCGGCGGTAGATGCTGTCAGTTATCGGGCTCATGCTTATCAACACGGTTTCAGTTTTAAATTAGGCACGCTGCAAGGCGTAGACCGTCAACGGCAATGCATCCAGCTCGCCGCCGTCACCGATAACAGCGACCTCACCAGCGAAGAAGTATTACCTGCCCGGGAAGAGTCTTATGATTATCTGGTGTTGGCGATTGGCAGTATCAGTAATGATTTTGCTACGCCTGGTGTTGCCGAACACTGTCGATTTCTTGATGCACCTGAACAGGCTATTCGCTTTCACGACAAATTGGTTAGCCGTTTTATTCGACTCAACCGCAAACTTGCCGAGGGCGAAGATCAACGCCTGCATATCGCTATTGTCGGTGGCGGAGCGACCGGTGTAGAGCTTTCTGCCGAATTGTTAAAAGCCCGTGAATGGTTTGCCACTTATGGTTTAAACAAATTACAGAGCCACCATCTCACCATTTCATTAATTGAAGCCGGGCCACGATTACTGCCCGCCTTGCGACCGGAAATTTCCGAATCAGTACTCACCGAACTCAATAAACGCGGCGTTGATATAAAACTCAATACCCAAGTCGCGCGCGCTGAAACAGGAGCGCTGATCACCAATGATGAGCAGCGTATTGATGCCGACCTAATGGTGTGGGCAGCAGGTGTAAAAGCACCTGAATTTTTACAGCAAATTGATGGCCTGAGCTGTAACCGTGCCGGACAATTATTAGTCGAACCCACTTTGCAAGTACAAGGCGACAAAAATATCTTTGCCATAGGCGACTGCGCTGGTTTCTTACTTGCCACCGACACCCTTGACGATGGTAGCGAGCGCCAGCGCTGGGTACCGCCACGTGCGCAATCAGCACATCAAATGGCCAGCACCGCCGCCACCAACCTGCTAGCACTCTACGCAGACAAACCACTGATCAGCTATCGCTATCGCGACTATGGATCACTGGTTTCACTGAGCGGGTACACCGCCTTCGGTACACTGATGGGCGGACTTACCGGCGGTAGTTTGAAAGTAAAAGGACGTATTGCCAGGCTCACCTATGTATCGCTATACCGTATGCACCAGTTCGCTATCCATGGCTGGCTACGGGTCATACTACTAACCCTAACGGATAACATTAACCGCTTTTTACGGCCGAGATTAAAAGTACATTAA
- a CDS encoding VOC family protein — MANMRINHMELTFPEGFLTAENKKAIGDFYKELFGWDTIEVEIVGQKALLLMLDAEVSQFILCAESPDPLHSPGYDHLGLLFETRAEVDALLAKAKALQAENPDIQIKEYDDLVVEPTTVRAFYVKCLLPIWFDVQCIEYQQGTAPAKQWTYS, encoded by the coding sequence ATGGCGAATATGCGTATCAATCATATGGAGTTAACTTTTCCGGAAGGTTTTTTGACAGCAGAAAACAAAAAGGCAATTGGCGATTTTTATAAAGAGTTATTTGGTTGGGATACAATAGAAGTAGAAATAGTAGGGCAGAAAGCATTATTGTTAATGCTGGATGCTGAAGTGAGCCAATTTATTCTTTGTGCGGAAAGCCCCGACCCACTACATTCACCCGGTTACGATCATTTAGGTTTGTTGTTTGAAACTCGCGCCGAAGTAGATGCTTTACTTGCCAAGGCTAAAGCGTTGCAGGCTGAGAACCCGGATATTCAAATTAAAGAATATGATGATCTGGTAGTGGAGCCAACCACGGTGCGGGCGTTTTACGTTAAATGTTTATTACCTATTTGGTTTGATGTACAGTGCATTGAATACCAGCAAGGCACTGCTCCCGCCAAGCAATGGACGTACTCTTAA
- a CDS encoding efflux RND transporter permease subunit, translating to MGKSALDLQFDYGKLAAYGLNVKQVSDAIKVAMDGLIIGEQQTAVERMYYRLNMQHEDEPSMSELMDLFIINQRGEPVALRSVAEFVMRPGDADIKHYAGRRTVTVYAEIDRQLTDVSTINNRLSEYVRDYQRTHTIPSVSFFQGGEIEQQQQSMGDITIAFVTCLLLSFMVLVALFNSYSQPLIVLAVLPFGMVGVFMAFAIQGLPLSFLAIVGVLGLVGVLLNNSVVMVHTLNTGKRKIDDEAIVRRAVTRFRPIVITSLTTLVGLVPAAYGLGGEDPLVTPMVMAMVWGVMFGTVVSLLMLPCIFAINQDIRAKLFNTVDDNTTQLPQENS from the coding sequence ATGGGCAAGAGTGCGCTCGATCTGCAATTTGATTACGGCAAACTGGCGGCCTATGGGCTAAACGTCAAACAGGTGTCAGACGCCATTAAAGTCGCCATGGATGGTTTAATCATTGGCGAGCAACAAACCGCCGTTGAACGGATGTACTACCGGCTCAATATGCAGCATGAAGACGAACCTAGCATGAGTGAATTGATGGATCTCTTTATCATCAATCAACGGGGTGAACCTGTAGCTCTGCGTAGTGTTGCAGAGTTTGTTATGCGACCAGGTGATGCTGATATTAAACACTATGCTGGTCGCCGCACCGTTACTGTCTACGCAGAAATCGATCGCCAGCTTACTGATGTTTCCACCATCAATAACCGACTCAGTGAGTATGTGCGCGACTATCAACGCACACATACCATTCCTAGCGTGAGTTTTTTTCAGGGCGGTGAAATCGAGCAACAACAGCAATCCATGGGTGATATCACCATTGCCTTTGTTACCTGCTTATTGCTCAGCTTTATGGTATTGGTCGCGTTATTTAATTCTTACAGCCAGCCATTAATCGTGCTTGCTGTTCTGCCTTTTGGCATGGTCGGCGTATTTATGGCGTTTGCTATACAGGGTTTGCCGTTAAGCTTTCTCGCCATAGTTGGGGTGTTAGGTCTGGTTGGCGTGTTGCTGAATAACTCTGTGGTGATGGTACACACGCTCAACACGGGCAAACGAAAAATTGATGATGAGGCTATTGTGCGTCGAGCCGTTACTCGCTTCAGGCCTATCGTTATCACTTCATTAACTACCCTGGTTGGACTGGTGCCTGCTGCTTATGGTTTGGGGGGTGAAGACCCATTGGTAACACCAATGGTCATGGCGATGGTGTGGGGTGTAATGTTTGGCACCGTGGTATCACTGCTGATGCTACCGTGTATTTTTGCCATCAATCAGGATATCCGAGCAAAACTATTTAACACAGTGGATGACAATACAACCCAGTTACCGCAAGAAAATAGTTAG
- a CDS encoding sensor domain-containing diguanylate cyclase — protein MQAPKIPTTEYQRLATLRSLNILDTDHEERFDRITRMAKRLFDVPIALVSLVDENRQWFKSCVGLDASETPRDISFCGHAILGDDIFYIPNTLEDERFADNPLVTGPPDIRFYAGSPLTAPNGEKLGTLCIIDTQPKQMSDEDLLSLKDLACMVESELAAILLATKDELTGIANRRGFLNLAIHGLELCNRQGLAATLGYFDLDNFKAINDKYGHAEGDRLLQMFANQMSESFRDADIYARLGGDEFVVLIVNSDLVKSKQIINRFTERLSSITTASMQDYTLEFSCGLVVSESMDYWNIEGLIEKADKAMYEDKKNRKSVS, from the coding sequence ATGCAAGCACCGAAAATTCCAACGACAGAATATCAGCGCTTAGCGACTTTGCGTTCGCTGAATATCCTTGATACTGATCATGAAGAGCGTTTTGATCGAATTACCCGGATGGCTAAAAGGCTATTTGACGTACCTATAGCGCTGGTCAGCTTGGTTGATGAGAATCGGCAATGGTTTAAATCCTGTGTAGGCCTGGATGCTTCAGAAACACCGCGAGACATATCTTTCTGTGGTCACGCCATTTTAGGCGATGACATTTTTTATATCCCTAATACACTGGAAGATGAGCGCTTCGCAGATAACCCTCTGGTGACCGGACCTCCTGATATTCGATTTTATGCCGGTTCACCACTTACAGCTCCTAATGGCGAAAAGCTGGGAACTCTTTGTATTATTGATACCCAGCCTAAGCAAATGTCAGACGAGGATTTATTAAGTCTAAAAGATTTGGCGTGTATGGTTGAGAGTGAGCTTGCTGCCATCTTGCTGGCGACTAAAGATGAACTTACCGGTATTGCTAATCGGCGCGGTTTTCTGAATTTGGCTATTCATGGATTAGAATTGTGTAATCGCCAGGGCTTGGCTGCAACGCTTGGATATTTTGATTTAGATAATTTTAAAGCTATTAATGATAAGTATGGGCATGCAGAGGGCGATCGCTTATTGCAAATGTTCGCCAATCAAATGTCAGAAAGTTTTAGAGATGCCGATATATATGCCCGACTCGGTGGTGATGAATTTGTGGTGCTGATTGTTAATTCCGACCTGGTTAAATCAAAGCAAATTATTAACCGGTTTACCGAGCGATTAAGCTCTATTACCACTGCCAGTATGCAAGACTATACCCTTGAATTTTCTTGCGGTCTGGTCGTCAGTGAAAGTATGGATTATTGGAATATTGAAGGTTTGATAGAAAAGGCGGATAAAGCTATGTATGAAGACAAAAAAAATCGTAAATCCGTCAGCTAA
- a CDS encoding NAD-dependent protein deacetylase — translation MLSPPPLQLQSLIDFVDQRQNLLVITGAGISAQSGIPTYRDDNGSWQHSQPIQHQDFIDKLAQRQRYWSRSAIGWPTISSARPNPAHHALVELERRGKIKLLVTQNVDRLHQYAGHQNVVDLHGRLDQAICLGCGSTESREQIQQRLLANNPFLSKLKAEIKPDGDAEVADTAIEKIQCPLCLHCNDTLMPDVIFFGGSVPKQRVEKILSALASADGVLIVGSSLMVRSSYRFCVTAAELNIPITAINKGKTRADDILSLKVEADCSETLQQLIS, via the coding sequence ATGCTTAGCCCTCCTCCATTACAATTACAATCACTCATCGATTTTGTTGATCAACGACAAAATCTTTTAGTGATCACTGGCGCGGGCATCAGTGCCCAGTCTGGTATTCCTACCTATCGAGATGATAATGGCAGCTGGCAACATAGCCAACCTATCCAGCATCAAGACTTTATCGACAAGTTGGCACAGCGCCAACGTTATTGGTCGCGCAGCGCTATTGGCTGGCCAACCATTAGTAGTGCCAGACCTAATCCCGCCCATCATGCGCTGGTGGAGCTTGAACGTCGCGGTAAAATAAAACTGTTAGTCACTCAAAATGTAGACCGCTTACATCAGTACGCCGGCCACCAAAACGTTGTGGATTTGCATGGCCGCCTGGACCAAGCAATCTGTTTAGGCTGTGGTAGCACCGAATCAAGAGAACAGATACAGCAGCGCTTACTTGCTAACAACCCTTTTCTCAGTAAGCTAAAAGCCGAAATAAAACCGGATGGCGATGCCGAAGTCGCCGATACGGCAATAGAAAAAATTCAGTGCCCACTGTGCTTACACTGTAATGATACGCTGATGCCTGACGTGATTTTTTTTGGTGGTAGTGTGCCAAAACAGCGGGTAGAAAAAATCCTGAGTGCCTTAGCCTCAGCAGATGGTGTTTTAATCGTGGGATCTTCGCTGATGGTTCGATCAAGTTACCGGTTTTGCGTTACAGCCGCAGAGCTTAATATTCCTATTACTGCTATCAATAAAGGGAAAACCAGAGCTGATGATATTTTAAGTTTAAAAGTAGAAGCGGATTGTAGCGAAACGCTGCAACAATTAATTAGCTGA
- a CDS encoding molybdopterin dinucleotide binding domain-containing protein codes for MLADDILTAGEGQLKALLVTAGNPLLTCANTARLTKAFKQLELLVAIDVQESETALYADYLLPGSHWLERADIPFTFNSLMGTTPIPYHQYTDPILPLKGNAKEETWIYLELCRYAGVAMGGSRILQGLFALGRAFKKLPLVGDKLPGHTVFILGLINRFSGFGSLAKLRRGVNGVARPAIEAGSFIGHRVATPDGKIQLAPTDFCQQLGDLEMDFDKEISIAGKLKLISKRERYSHNSWTHNHPTFVKGKNNRNHLNMSVHDANLRGLQDGQLVEVFNEQGTIQVALEVTDDMMPGSLSLCHGWGHQQVDALKVASKTQGVNVNVLARDGLVSMEPISGMSQLNGIVVDVKSVTH; via the coding sequence GTGTTAGCGGATGATATTCTGACCGCTGGTGAAGGGCAATTAAAAGCCCTATTGGTAACGGCGGGTAATCCATTGCTCACCTGTGCCAATACCGCAAGGTTAACTAAGGCGTTCAAGCAATTGGAATTATTGGTCGCGATTGATGTGCAAGAAAGTGAAACCGCTTTATATGCAGATTATCTGTTACCCGGGAGCCACTGGTTAGAACGAGCAGATATTCCATTTACATTTAATAGCTTAATGGGTACAACTCCGATACCTTATCATCAATATACCGACCCAATATTACCGTTAAAAGGAAATGCCAAAGAAGAAACATGGATTTATCTTGAACTGTGCCGTTATGCGGGTGTGGCAATGGGCGGATCGCGGATATTGCAGGGCTTGTTTGCATTGGGGCGCGCATTTAAAAAATTACCGCTAGTGGGTGATAAATTACCTGGTCACACGGTGTTTATACTAGGGTTGATTAATCGTTTCTCGGGTTTTGGTAGCTTAGCTAAGCTGCGACGTGGCGTTAATGGTGTGGCACGACCTGCTATCGAGGCGGGGAGTTTTATTGGCCATCGTGTTGCCACTCCAGATGGAAAAATACAGCTGGCGCCTACGGATTTTTGCCAACAGTTGGGTGATTTGGAAATGGATTTTGACAAAGAAATAAGTATTGCTGGTAAATTAAAATTAATTAGTAAGCGAGAGCGTTATAGTCACAACAGTTGGACGCACAATCATCCAACTTTTGTTAAAGGTAAAAATAATAGAAATCATCTGAATATGAGTGTGCACGATGCTAATTTACGTGGCTTGCAGGATGGTCAGTTAGTCGAAGTGTTTAATGAACAGGGTACTATTCAAGTGGCTCTGGAGGTAACCGACGATATGATGCCGGGTTCGCTATCGCTGTGTCACGGCTGGGGGCATCAGCAGGTGGATGCGCTAAAGGTGGCAAGTAAAACACAAGGCGTTAATGTGAATGTGCTGGCGCGTGATGGTTTAGTCAGTATGGAGCCTATTTCAGGGATGTCACAATTGAACGGTATTGTGGTGGACGTAAAAAGTGTCACCCATTAA
- a CDS encoding acyl-CoA thioesterase, translating to MQHRTIVLPEYLNDQGFLFGGNLLKWVDEYAYITASLEFPGNRLVTVSLDQVNFQHPVLPGEILRFDISCLRRGNTSLQYHVEVIGEKLAGHDQPLFATNISFVNVGADGKPLSLQD from the coding sequence ATGCAGCATCGCACCATAGTTCTTCCCGAATACCTTAATGACCAAGGGTTTCTTTTTGGCGGAAACTTGCTCAAGTGGGTCGATGAATATGCCTATATTACTGCCAGTCTTGAATTTCCTGGCAATCGCTTGGTCACCGTGTCATTGGATCAGGTGAACTTTCAGCATCCGGTATTACCGGGTGAGATTCTTCGTTTTGATATCAGCTGTCTACGTCGGGGCAACACGTCACTGCAATACCACGTTGAGGTCATAGGCGAAAAGCTGGCCGGACACGATCAGCCGCTATTTGCGACTAATATCAGCTTTGTCAATGTGGGCGCAGACGGCAAGCCGCTCTCGCTTCAGGATTGA